The following are encoded together in the Myxocyprinus asiaticus isolate MX2 ecotype Aquarium Trade chromosome 7, UBuf_Myxa_2, whole genome shotgun sequence genome:
- the LOC127443468 gene encoding protein-lysine methyltransferase METTL21E-like translates to MQEPEMDQDENNIQEVSPDSELAAAIMKRQFRPSLIKTEAWEGYIFADMEIKIKESTDCYGAVLWPSAMVLCHFLDTHRDEYNLMDKNIIELGAGTGLVTIVTSLLGAKVTSTDLPDVLSNLRHNVNRNTRGRCRHQPQVTELSWGKQLEESFPHVSCRYDYIIAADVVYGHPYLNELLDTFLYLCSDNTVILWAMRFRLDPENSFVDTFEKHFCLQELYDLPSLHIKLYSARKRRKDTT, encoded by the exons ATGCAAGAACCAGAAATGGACCAGGATGAAAACAATATCCAGG AAGTCAGCCCAGATAGTGAACTGGCAGCAGCAATTATGAAGAGGCAATTTCGCCCGTCTCTCATTAAAACAGAAGCGTGGGAAGGGTACATCTTCGCTGACATGGAGATTAAAATTAAAGAGTCAACAGACTGCTATGGTGCCGTACTGTGGCCCTCG GCAATGGTGTTGTGTCATTTCCTCGACACTCACCGTGATGAATATAACCTCATGGATAAGAACATTATTGAACTAGGAGCCGGGACGGGTCTTGTTACTATAGTAACCAGCCTTCTAG GAGCAAAAGTGACATCCACAGACCTGCCAGATGTTCTGAGTAACCTGAGACACAATGTGAACCGTAACACCAGGGGGCGCTGTCGCCATCAGCCACAGGTGACTGAACTCAGTTGGGGCAAACAGCTGGAGGAAAGCTTCCCACATGTGTCCTGTCGGTACGATTACATCATTGCAGCGGATGTTGTGTACGGCCATCCTTACCTCAACGAACTCCTGGACACCTTCTTGTACCTCTGCTCCGACAACACCGTGATCTTATGGGCCATGAGGTTCCGTCTGGACCCAGAGAACAGCTTTGTGGACACATTTGAGAAACATTTTTGCCTGCAAGAACTCTACGATCTGCCCAGTCTGCATATAAAGCTGTACAGCGCACGCAAACGGCGCAAAGACACAACATAG